In the Wyeomyia smithii strain HCP4-BCI-WySm-NY-G18 chromosome 2, ASM2978416v1, whole genome shotgun sequence genome, one interval contains:
- the LOC129719972 gene encoding uncharacterized protein LOC129719972 — protein MALESNGDRPLKEEQLDAKEPTVIAKIHFPEFDPDDIETWFILIVALGSRAKYVHSVIAKCNATNTNDKYDVLKAAAIAHFRPSESQRLTSLLSGMTLGDQKPSVLLSEMRRLGGVGCTDSVLTNLWLRALPHTTCSIIAAMPAATLDEQAKVADKILEAPREQISAVRVAEPSSILSLEQRIEALSRRLDEALSCVRGRDRHNSRTRDRSFDRREGTPARSKTPRRWICWFHYKHGAEARKCEKTKSDNPNVKCIVFDGRVEVYTRPKES, from the exons ATGGCTCTAGAAAGCAATGGCGACCGGCCGCTCAAAGAAGAACAATTAGATGCCAAAGAACCGACGGTTATCGCTAAAATACATTTCCCGGAATTCGATCCGGATGATATTGAGACCTGGTTCATCT TGATTGTCGCGCTAGGATCGCGTGCCAAATATGTGCATTCAGTGATTGCTAAGTGTAATGCCACTAACACTAACGACAAATATGACGTTCTAAAGGCTGCCGCCATTGCACATTTTCGACCGTCGGAATCGCAGCGACTGACCAGCCTCCTCTCTGGAATGACCTTGGGTGATCAGAAACCGAGCGTACTTTTGTCAGAAATGCGCCGTCTAGGTGGTGTTGGTTGTACTGACAGTGTATTAACTAACCTCTGGCTGCGAGCccttccacataccacgtgttcaatcatagccGCCATGCCAGCTGCCACTCTTGACGAACAAGCAAAGGTGGCGGACAAAATTCTTGAAGCACCCCGCGAGCAGATTTCAGCTGTACGAGTAGCCGAACCATCTTCGATATTATCTCTCGAACAGAGAATCGAAGCACTATCACGCCGCCTCGATGAAGCATTATCGTGCGTTCGCGGACGAGATCGACACAACAGCCGCACACGCGATCGATCATTCGACAGACGCGAAGGAACTCCAGCCCGCAGTAAAACTCCCCGACGGTGGATCTGCTGGTTCCATTACAAACATGGTGCCGAAGCTCGGAAGTGTGAGAAGACCAAAAGCGATAATCCCAACGTCAAGTGCATTGTTTTCGACGGACGTGTCGAGGTGTACACTCGCCCAAAGGAAAGTTGA